In the Glycine max cultivar Williams 82 chromosome 6, Glycine_max_v4.0, whole genome shotgun sequence genome, cacaattaatatttccaatgtgattataaatttagtatataattttactcaattaaagatgctgtggctattctctaatttaataaaattatattaatcacttaacatttaaaaataaaccttgcataaacatacttaataatgcaaatgtgctcaatattgaatcataaaaattacatgtataccaattcaaaataacattgcaCGTATATTCATTCAACATGTAATAAActttaaaggattaaatccaatgcataccagtatttaacataatattgcaTGTTCAACATAACTTAAGagacaaacaatttttaaatagtttgtGCATAAATGATTTATCCTTCAGAAGTTATAAATACACATGAACTGCAGTTAATAAACAATTAAGTTGCAGTAGCTTAGCGGCAAAGGGAGTCCTTTCATGCTTGTAGGGTGAGGGTTCGAAACCAGCATAAGGCGTTTTCGTTTCATTTATacttccttttaattaattaaaacgaaaacaaacaacaaaggcAGCAACGAGATTCAAACCCAGAACAATGAGGTAATACACATCACATCTACCACTAGACCAAGTTGTGCTTTgtttaatattgttaatttaaaatgtatattaacAATTCCAACACAGTAAACAAAACCCACAAGACTTCGTCTTCAACCTCCAGcggtggtaaaaaaaaaaaaaaaaatattattacctcAATTTCGAAAAACCCACACATTATATACATTTTAGACACCCAAAAATACGttttaaatcatataaaaattagaaaactcaCATCATTCCtaattttgatgttattttgaattaaggagGCTTAAAACATAACACCCATATACTCAGAAAATAAACTCCACATAGGAACGACCCAATAAGCAAGACAGAGGTACAAatgagctctgataccaaatgtaaaaatatacatacactgatctaaacatgcaaataaatttaaatagcatatttagatcaaacagcggaaattaaaaggaattacaagcgtacctccagccattgcaaatCGAACGGGAAGCGGCTCACACACGAACCTGAAAGacagttttgttcttccagacccttactcactctgaatagatggtgtatttttttttcctgaatagagaagtgggtttggtgatacaaaactgagagcaccccatcctatttatagagtctgtccatCATAGAGCTCTCTCAACTTGTTATCAGAACGTGAGATAGGAAGTTATCAGACGTGAGATAAGAAGTTATCAGTACGTGAGATGATGGgtacgtgatttgttactgaaggtagttgcaaatatattttgcaaagatatgggatgaatgtggatggaaaatggaccagattcagaagtaacaaatttttccaaaataataaaatataaaggaatGTGCAACGTGCACATAACGTGGGCCTCTAACATTATATagtcaatttcaattttgtagAGACTTAATTTAAAGAATCTAAACCTAAAGGCATTAGGTGAAGACAATCAAAATTGAAACTATATGAtcaaaatattatgttttaaattatatcagcttaaaagaaaaactttaccAAAATAATGATTAAACCTAAATTTAGGATCAAAGAAACAATGCATTACAATTCAAGAGAAAATAGttgaaaatagttttaaaaaaatcttacttCAAGTCAATaaagaattatattatattatattatattatatatagaaaGACCAAGACCAAAGTATCTTTATGCGGAATAATCTTATCTCATCTAAACTATTCAACATCAAtgagacaaaaaatatttaagattttttatttattttgagagaCCTTTTTATAACATATAACATTTTTACTTTAAAGAACTAATAGCCAATAATGGTTTTATTGATGagcctataatttaattaattgccTTTCTCTTTAGCTGGCCAGCCCGGCTTGTATCCCCAACAAAGATTCTCCCAATATTTAAAGTAGAcaattatatattctaattcaaactcaacttttaattaaattaaagatctACATGCTTGATAGACAACACTATCCCCTTTTGAAAATGGtaaatgtaaattaattatttaattcgtgaataaaataattataaacaaatgtGTCGCTATATACATTGCGGGTTAATTTACACTTGTTGTGATTACATTACAACCTTCATCTTCCTGCCTTTAGTGTAAATCATGGGTCCTAATCATTTGCAGACTCCTATCAGTTTGGGAGATGCAACGAGAGAATGAAGATTCTGAAGAACACACAATGCTCAAGTCAACAAGGTGCAGCTTCACAACGGAGATTACAGCACAAGGAACTTGTTGGGGAGAACAAAGCTATTACTTCAGAGTTGAATGAAGCTGTAGAAAATGGAGACATGGATAGCTTGGTTAACGTGTTGGCTAAGGTTTTTGATCAAGTCACCTGGACTGGTGATTCATTGCTTCATTTGGCAGCAAATCTTGGGAAAGAAAAGACTGTAGAGTTGATTTGTGATCACTTTCCTGAGCTTCTTTTAAGAAGAAACGTGAAAAGTAACACTGTACTTGATGCTGCTGTGAGGTCTAAGAACTCTACCATAGATCAGGTTCATTCTCTCCAATTAAGCCATAGAGAAGATAAAGagataacaaaagaaaagaatgaatatgGGAACACTCCTTTGCACGAGGCTGTCTACAGTGGTGATGTTGGTGTGATTAAAGAGATTTTACTTGCGGATAATGATGTGGTCTAATATTTGAACAAATCAAGGCAATCACCACAGTATTTGGCAGTTTTGAGAGGAAATAAAGAAATTCTGAATCGTTTATTGGAAATTTCATTCCCTGCAGATAAGCCACTTCCACAACAGTTCATTGGAAACTCTCCATTGCATGCAGCCGTACAGAAACGGGATCCTGGTATTCCTTCTTTActctacatttttttctttcttttcacatatggtattttaattaaacacaCTTGTTTCATAAACTTAATGAGCTGGGTTTATAAATTTGAACCTGGGGCcctggtattttttttatataaattttgatacagCCCTAGGATTTACAATTAATTTCTGTTAAGTGAGACCACAAAAAGTATAGGTTCAATTCAtttgtttaaatgttttttttacttgtttttgtGTAAGCTATGAATTAAACAGATACAAGTTCTCTATCGCACGTTATAGCAAGTCAACACCcgcaaaattttctttaaatatgattttttatttttagttaattttactgatatttaatttagtctttatttttattttttgcccacatgtttgtttttaaattattattttttattaactatatgTCCAACGTAACTGGCCAACTTGCTAATTGCAAGCGAGCTAAACATGAGTGAATATTTTTATGAGCCCATTAGCTTCATAGAGGGCGTTTGACGGCTTATACTAAGTGTACCcagtatttttttcaaaataccaAAATTGCCCGTCATTTGTGTTGGATGTGTGCGTCCGAGGGTGGTTCGTAAAAggcttatggatcaagttgatccgtaaaagccTTACGggtcaacttgatctgtaaatCTTTTACGAATTAACTTGATATGTAAGTCTTTTATATAGggatattttttacttttaccatTAAGTGTTAGGTgcaccaataataataatgggtGCACCTAACATCACCCGCGTGACTTAAAATAGGTTAGGCTGACGGCTCTATCTAGCCTACTTACAATAAAAATTACcatcaaaattacaataataagtTAGTAAGTTAGAAATAACttattataataaaacttaCCATAACAATGAACTTGTAAAGTTTGAGTTTGTTTCatctaaataattaaatctaaatttaaGCTTTAGTTtgcttatttaattaaataaatcaatttgatcaaaatttaataaataaaatttgaataatttataaataatttgactcatttacatttttattagac is a window encoding:
- the LOC106799117 gene encoding ankyrin repeat-containing protein C6C3.08, translating into MKILKNTQCSSQQGAASQRRLQHKELVGENKAITSELNEAVENGDMDSLVNVLAKVFDQVTWTGDSLLHLAANLGKEKTVELICDHFPELLLRRNVKSNTVLDAAVRSKNSTIDQVHSLQLSHREDKEITKEKNEYGNTPLHEAVYSGDVGVIKEILLADNDVV